The DNA window TAAGGTTGACATTCGGATTCTTGCCGCAACAAATCAAGAACCGCGTAAAACTTTGCGTGAAGACCTCTATTATAGATTGAGTGTTGTTGAAATGGAACTTCCACCTTTGCGGGAAAGACTCGAAGATATGCAGGTATTGATAAAAGAATTTTTACAATATTTCAATCAACGGAATAGCAAGAAAATTCAAAGCTTCTCTGTTCATTGTATGAACTTAATGATGAATTATTCCTGGCCGGGGAATGTCCGTGAATTGAGAAATGTAATTGAAAGATCGGTGCTTCTAAGTCCGGGGAAAATTATAGAAACGGATGTACTGCCTAACAGGCTGCTCGAAAATGCGATGAACCCAACAATGGTATCTATTGCCCTGGACTCCAGTCTTGCCGATATTGAAAAAACCATGATTGTTAAGAACCTGGAAAGAGTCAATTATAATAAGACTAAAGCTGCAATGATTCTTGGAGTAAGTCTAAAAACCTTATATAACAAAATGGGGAAATACGGGATTAAAGTCCAACCAACTAAATAAGGTTTAGCCGAAAACTCTTTTATCATAGTGTACACTGTCATTTCGAACGGATGTGAGAAATCTTATAAATTCCGTAATTCCTATATCTTATCATAGTTTTTGAAAAAAGATTTCTCCTCGCGGAGTTTATCCTGAGCGGAGCCGAAGGGCTTCGTCGAAATGACATATGTGAATTTTCGGTCAACACTAATATAACAAACTATGTAATTATTACATACGTTTTGTGTTGCCAGGGGAATATCTACAAACCCTTATTAAATTGAGACTTAAGCTGCTTAATTGTTGAGTGGATTATTCAGTTGGATTAAATTAACTGTGTAAAAATTACAATATTCGTTGATTCTTTATTTTTTGAATTTATTGAGATTTTAAACAATGCTAAAGTCTAACCTATTGTAAATTAAAGGTTAAAGTCCTTTAATTTTATTAGAAGTTTTTTGGCTAATCCTGGTGGCACGACTATTGAGAATACTCTTGATCAAAACCGGTTAATTTTTTAATCACTTAAATTGGAGGTAGTACAATGAAAAAAGTCATGTTGGTGGTTTCCGTCGTTTCACTTGTGATTTTCGGTTTGACTCAAGATAGCATTTTATGGAGTTTCCGTTTATTTCTTGATGAACCGATTGTCCATAATGTGGAAAAGGGTGAGTATTTGAGTCAGCTTTCGATAAAGTATTATGGCACCCCGGATTATTGGAAAGAATTGGCATTGATCAATCGTGCCCCAAATCCCAACCTTGTGCATCCTAATGAAAATATTATCATTCCGGATCTTGAGTCAATTAAACAATTGCACAAAGCTAAAACCATCACAAAAGTAAACAAACTTGTACGAAATTTAGAAAATGTGATGATCCATCCTAAGAAAGTCGAAAAGGTGAAAAAAGCTACCCCGGGTCCCCAGGAGAAAGCACAACCTGTAATTCAAAAACAAACTCAAAAAGAAGAGAGTAAACTAATGCTCTCGACGTCTAATATCGAGCCGGAATCTTCCTCAATTATGCCAATTGTGCTTTTGATTATTCTTGGATTTCTCATTGTGGGCGGTATTGTGTATTGGATTTTCAAAAGAGGAAAAGAAAGGTTCGGAGAAACTGATTTTCAAACTCAATCTGAGGAAGAATTCGAACCAATAGAGCAGATGGAAGAAGAAAGGCCATTTGAAAATAAAAGTAAAAAAATATTAGAAGACGCTTTGGCAAACTGATCCAAAATAAAATTATTCTTTTGAACCTTCGGTTGTCAGGAATTATGCTGTGTTTCTGACAACCGGTCTTTTTAAGGATTTTAATGGATGAATTGAAACAAAGTTGTAGCAAAGGGATTTATGAGTTTACAAATTATTTATTCAATTTATACTGTCCTGTTTTCGTTAGAATCAGTGCTTGTTTTATGGCAGCCAAATTCAGAGCCCGATCTAGCGGGATATCGAATTTATTATGGGTTACGTTCTGGAGATTATCTACACGTTATTGATGTGGAAAATAATACTTCGTGGTTGATTAATGACTTAACCTCCGGAAACACCTATTTTTTTGCAGTAACAGCTTATGATAAATCAGGTAATGAAAGTGATTTTTCCGAAGAGGTGAGTATTCATTTAAACGACGAAAATAATGATATTGAGGAAGGCGAATCGACTTTACAGCTTGTTTATAATTTTCCCAATCCAATGACATTGAATATTCAAAACACTTGGATTCGATATTACCTGGTTCAAGATGAATGGGTATCCATTCAAATTTATGATATGAATCATAACTTAATTCAAACAATTCTTGATGAGACGATGAGACAGGCTGGAGAACATACTGATGATTTTTGGGATGGCAAAAATGCAAAGGGCAATTATGTCGCGAGTGGTGTTTACATTTGTAAAATAACTGTGGGTAGAATCCATAATGTTATTCGAATTGTCACGATTCGCTGAACAAAATAATGAAGTGAAATAGAAGAAATGCCAGGGTCAAGTCTAATGAAACAGTACTCTGTTATGTCAGTGTGCTCTTCGGTTTATAAATTTAGCAGACTAAATTATGAAAAGTAAATTTATATTAATTCATCATCTGTTCTCTTTGTTCCTGTTTGTTAATTTTACTTTTGCCGATGACAATTTCGGCTCTCCAGGCGCTTTCCTGAGATTTGGCGTTGGCACTCGTGCGTTAGCTTTGGGGAACGCATTCACTGCCATTGCAGATGATGCTACTGCTGTATATTGGAATCCTGCCGGCCTCATTCAAATGAGGAATATTCAACTAAATGTACAATACAGCCATTTGCCATTCGATCGTACATTTCACTTTATTGGTTCGGTCTTGCCATTGAGAAGGGTAGGTTCGTTTGGTTTCAGCTGGATTGGTTATAAGGTCAACAACCTGGAAGCCAGGCAAACGAATACACTGGAACCCGATTATTTTTTCAGCAATTCGGAAAATGCTTTCATGATTTCTTTTGGCCGACAAATAAATTCCCGCCTTTCAATGGGCGGAAATTTTAAATGGATTTATCATTCTCTAGACAATAGAACAGCATCAGGTTATGGATTTGATGCTGCCATTCTTGTTACTCTTATTCAAAATTTTAAAATGGGTATTATGATTCAGGACATCAATACACAGAAAAAATGGGATAATGGTTTCACGGATCTGTTTCAGCAAACTATCAGGATTGGTGCATCTTACCACTTGGCACCGTACTTGTTATTCAGCGGTGAAATCGAAAACAGGTGGAATGAAAAACCGGTTCGTCATTTCGGCGTGGAAATCAAATCCTTTAACAATTTGTCTGTTCAAATTGGTATGAATAAGAATCGATTCACATCCGGTGCATCTTTGAACATCCCACTGTCGAATATAGATTTGAAATTGGGCTATGGATTGACAAATAGTGAAATTGGTGATTCCTACATCCATGGTTTTTCACTGAATTTATCCTTTCACAAAGCATCCTCAAAGAGTTTTTCCGGAATGACAACCATTGAATCTAAAAATTCAGTTAAGAGATTTGAGATTTTGGCAAATTTATTATATGTGAGAGACGGACCCGGGATGCAACATCCAGTTATTGATTCTGTACGAAAGGGAGAGCAGTTTGAGAGCCGCACACAACTTCGCGGATGGTTAAAAATTCGTTTGCGATCTAGTAAGACAGGTTGGATCAGCGGTAAATATACCAGGGTCATTCGCTAAAGAATTTTCACAATTCTTGTTTCATGTTTTTACAAATGGATCAGAGATGAGCACTATTGTTAATTTCAGAATTATTTTATTGAGTCAATTTTTACGGTTTAGCATTGAAAAGATTTATTATCAAAAAAAATCATTAAGGCAGTATTTTTTTGTGTGTCACAATAATCACCTATTTGTAACATGTTATAATTAAAGAGGATACCGTTACAATAAAACCAAATCATTTTTTCTCCATTAGACGCATTATGGTCTTGGGAGGATCAATAGCTATAATCCTACCCCAGATAATTTAATCATATCCAATTTTAAAATTAGAGTGGCATTAATTTTGCGAAAGCAACTGAGACAGCTATTTTGTTCAATAGTGGTCTTATGATTGAAACGCGAAATAATGAATTAGGGAAAAGAAATTTAAAATGAAACAAACCATTTGTCTTATCCTTCTTATCAGCTTCCTTTCAGGTCTGTTTTTGCCAGATATTGTCCTTGCGAAAGGGTTAAAATCAGGAGGAAATAAAATTGCAGTGTTGCCAATTGAAGGCCAAGGGACATTAAAACGAACAGAAATGAGAAGGATTACTTACGTTTTAACTAACGAATTTCAAGGGATGCAAGGGTACGATCCAATAGAAATGGTTCTGGTAGAAAATATTTTAAGAGAAAACAACATCGATTTGTATTCCTGTGCCACACTTTATTGCCAGACTGAAGCTGCAAATGCTTTGGGTGTGGGCTACATTGTAAACGGAACCATTGAGAGAAGGGGAACAAATTATATATTAGATTTTCGGTTAGTCGATGTATCGGATGGAAATGTTACCAATACTGTAAATACTGTCGTCAGGGGAAATTTTCGAGATTTGCAGGATTATATGGTAATTGTGGCTGCGAGATTGGTTGGGACGAGCGCAAGTGAAAGATCAAAAAGTTTTGTGCTAACCGACAATCTAATTCAAATTGATCAGAGTCATACTACTTGGATAATCATGGGACTTGCCCTAGCTTCCGGGGCAGGTCTCGGAATGTATTTGCTCAATAAAAATGGTGAAGCTAAATCCAGTCCGGGAGGACCGAAAGTTGAAGTAGCGTTACCGCTTCCCGGCCCTCCGTCCTTTCCATGATAAAATAGAAAGGAGGATAAAGAAGCATAATAATTATGAAAATAAGAATGAAAAAATTAATGCGGTTAATATTTATTTTGTCAGTAACTCTAGCGACAAATACAGTATTTGCTCAACCTCAGATTAATCCCAGGGCATTAAATTTTGGGAATGTTCAAGTGGGAGAATCTAAAGATTTATCGATAACAATCAGTAATAATAATTCCTCAGATTTGATCTTTACCATTCGGTCTATCTCAGGGCCATTCATTGCTACGAATGACCCGGGAAGGTTGACACTTACAGCAAACCAGTCATTTGTTTTACAAATTCGTTTTAGCCCTACAAATCGATTTGATTTCAGTGGGAGTTTGATTATCGATGCAATTGCTCCCAATCAAACGACAAATGAAATTCCATTATCAGGTTCAGGATTTGGGCCTAGAATGATTCTATCGCCAAACTTGGTTATCAATTTCGGTGATGTTGATGAAAATTCTTCAACAAAGAGAAAAGTGCTCGTGCTTAATTTACCAGCCCCAGATCCTGATCTGAATGCGGATCTTAAAGTTGACAATATTACAACTTCACTTTCAAGTGCTTACAGCGTTTCTCCAACTAATTTTACCTTAGCTTTGGGAGATACCAAGTCTGTCACCATCATTTTCCATCCACCTGACTATGGTTCGTACGATGGAAATCGAGTGACGTTTTTTACCAACGACAAATCACAAGCCGTATTTTCGATTAATCTAAATGGATTTGGATTAGACAAAACTCCTCCGTTACCAATCACTCAACTGACTGCAACTTGGGGTAATTTTGATGGATATACAAATGCCGATAATTTATCGATTTGTTGGCAAAATCCGGTAGATTCAAGTGGAATAGCTGAAGTTTGGTGGAAATTTTCCAGCAGTGCTTCTCCGCCTCAATCTGCTACTGACACAACTAAATTCGGTGGCCGCTATGCATTGCAACTGGATGAAGCGTGTGTCCAAATTCCTTTGAGAGGGAGGATAACAACAGGGTTCTGGAATTGCTATATTTGGCTGGTTGATGGTAGCGGAAATTCAGGTTACCTGAATGCTATTCAAGAAAGTTTTGTTTTTGATATTACGCCGCCAAAAGCACCAACCGTTTTGAGTCGTTCGATTCCAGAGACCCAATGGTTTGGTGATCATGATACATTTACTTTAACCGTAGATATTCCAACGGATAGTGATCGAGGCACCTATGATGCCAGAGAAATTCGTTGGAAATTTAACTCAATTCCGGCAAATGACCATGAGTATGATGAACTGATACTATTGCCTGGCAACGGTGCAACCCAATTTACTTTCTCAATAGGTTTTGATAACATTTTTCAATGCGGTGAAAATGAGTTATATCTTTGGTTCGCAGATTCTACCGGAAATTCCAGCAAGGATTCTGTGACGGCGATTCAATATCGCTGGGATATATGCAATCCGGTGATTACGCGAAAGCTTACCAATGACCAAAATATTGCAAACGCTGGTGAAATTTTCCAAGATCGTTTTATTGTTACTGACCAATCCCAGGTTGATAGTGTTTTGATCCAATATCGCTTGGGCGGTGCAGAAACTTTAAAACCATCTCGCTATGCTCAAAGAGTAGGAGATACTGATGAGTTTATTGTTGATATTCCTGCGCAAGATGTGACCAGCAGGGGATTAGAAATTAGAATAAAAGCTATTGATATTGTTGGTAACGGAAATAATTGGCCGGATGATGGGGGGAATGAAAGTTGGTTTCCAATTCGAACCCGAATTTCCGGTGATGGAGAATTTCCCACAGATATTGATGGTAAAGCTGTTCCTCTTATATCAGGAGTTAACGAAACCAGCTATCAATTATTCTCAGTTCCGTTTTCATTAAACGATGGCACTATATCTGCTGTGGTGGCGGATGATCTTGGTAAATCCGATGATACGGTTTGGCGGTTATTTGACTATCGTCCCGAATATCCTGAAAACTCTCGCTTGTTGGAAGGGACTCTTGTGCGAAACTTTAATCCGGGCCGGGCATTTTTTGTCATAACTAGTTCAGAAAACATTGTGATTGATAGTGGACCAGGCTTAACCATAAACACAATCGAACCCTATAAATTTCAAATCTATGAGGGTTGGAACCTGGTTGCGACACCTTTTGCTTTCCCGATTCACAAAGATTCAATTTCCTTTGAGAATGAAACCAACGGCGCTAATATTGTCATAAACTCTTATGAAAAAGGATGGAAAATAACCGATGTTATGGAGCCGTGGAAGGGCTATGCAATCTATATTCCGGATCAGGGCGTCAATAACAATCCTGTTTATTTAGTGTTCAATCCAAAAGCAGCACCAGGCAGCCTGGGTAAATCGGGTGAAAATTTGATAAATTTAAGCGCTGGGGAATGGTTGGTTAGAATATCAGCGACTGCAGGTGAAATGACTGATGAAAATAATTGGGTAGGTGTACGAAAGAACGCTAAAGTTGATTACGACCAACTGGATTTTGCCGAACCCCCTGTAATAGGCGATTTTGTCTCAGTGTCATTTCCGCATTCAGAGTGGGATCAACCGGCCCGGATGTTTAGTTCGGACATTAGACCGATTGATAAAACAGATCAAGTCTGGGATTTCCGGGTAGAATCCAATCAGTTAGATGAAATAGTAATACTCTCATTTGATTGGATTGGTGATTTACCCGAAGAATGGGAAATTTATTTAATCGATGAAAGTCTCAAACTTACCCATAATCTTAAACAGAATCCTGTGTATTCAGTTAAAACCGGAAATGATTTTTTAAGCAAGAATTTACGATTAGCAGTTGGAAAGAAATCATTTGTGGAAAATATCGCTGGGGAAGCTGGACTGGTTCCGGGTCATTTTAAATTATTTCAGAATTTTCCAAATCCTTTTAATCCGGAAACCAATATTCGCTATAATTTAGCAGAAACAACCCAAATTAAATTAATGATTTATGATTTACAGGGCCGGCTCGTACGCATTCTCATCCATGGCGAAGAGCAGACTGCGGGATTTAAGAGTGTACTATGGGATGGACGAAGTGAGTCAGGTCTTCCGGTTTCTACGGGTGTCTATATTTACACTGTTACAACCGGTAAAAAATCATTTTCAAGGAAAATGCTAATGATGAAATGAAACAGAGAACTATCTCGTATTTAGAATTTACCGCCCAGAGGAAAGCCTGGATCGAGAGGTCCAGGCTTTTTTATTAATGTACCTATTTTGATCTTTATCTTTTTAAAAATACAGGGATAATTAATTAGAGCATTTGAATCCGTAAATACAAATTTTTTACAACTGGCATACTTGTTGTAACTATAAGCAATTATAAGGTTTACAAGCTAGAAGAATGAATAATAGTGGTGTATCTTAAAACAGTTTGTTTCATGATAACACAGGTTAATTCGCAATAATAGTAAAATAAGAAAATTTGACAAAGTTAAGAGATAATTTTAGTAAGTGGATTTGTTTAGTGAGATTAATGAGTTTAAATCCTTCAGCATATTTTTATTACACCAAGCATTATTCTTTGTGATAAAGGGATAAATATTAGTTGTTAAATTGAGGGAAACTTTGTATGAAGAAGTTTTTAGAAATAATTAGCGATAAACTCCAGAATAAAGTAGGAGTATTATTTGAAATAACTATGTACAAGATAATATTATTTAATCTTTTTGTACTAATTTTTTCGATTCAAAATTTACGAGCGACCAGCTTAAATGATCCGCCAGTTTTAATTATTAATGCCGGTTTGAATGTATTGGAAGGAAATTCTGCCACAATATCAAATAATAAACTTTTAGTGGCTGATGTGGACAATGCTGATAATGAGCTAATTTATACATTAGAGGTTATTCCGGTAAATGGAAAGTTAAGGCTAAATGGAGTCAACCTGGCTGTCGGTGAAACATTTTCTCAGGATGATATTAATAACGGTGGATTAACCTATAAACACAATGGAAGCTTCACACTCAGTGATGCGTTCGATTTTAATGTATCTGATGGAATTGAAGGGAATACTATAAATACTACTGTTTTTACAATCGTTATAACCTTGGTAAACGATTTGCCCATTGCTTCAGGGGATTCTTTAACGACAAACGAGGATATATCATTGGATGTTGATTTGCATTCACTTGTAAGCGATGAAGAAACTTTAAATAGTCTTTTGTTTTTTCAAGTTGAAAGTCCCTTAAATGGATCTATTAATCTTTTACCAGATAACCATACGGCACAGTTTGTACCGAATGAAAATTTCAATGGCTCAGCTGAATTTAGCTATTTAGTGACTGATACAGGAGATCCGTCGAATACGGTTGGGCCAGTCAAAATTCATGTATCTGTAAACCCAATCAATGACATCCCAGCTGTGTCGGATACAAATGTGACTATTGCTGAAAATGTGTCAATCAATATTGATTTGAATAACCGTATAACTGACATTGAAACTGCTGATGAAAATTTGAATTTTACAATTAACCAAGTTATAAATGGATCCGTTGAACTGCTTGATGGTCATGAAGTCAGTTTTACTCCCAATCTTAATTTTAATGGAAATGCAAGCTTTTCGTATTCTGTTACAGATACGGGAGATAGCACGGCACTACCAATAGAAGTTGGTCCTATTCAAATTGATATCATAATCACACCTGTTAATTCAACTCCTCAAGCTTCGTCGATAACTGTGGATATTAATGAAGATTCATTAATCACTATCGATCTGCAAACATTGGTAGAAGATGTAGAAACTAAGGATGAAGATTTGATTTTCACCGTAAGTAATGCATCGAATGGATCTGTTCAATTGCTGGAAGATGGTCATTCGATGAGGTTTACTCCCAATTTAAATTATAATGGCACAGAAAGTTTTGTCTATTCAGTGACAGATACTGGCGATGGTTCAGCACAAGCTATAACCGTAGAATCAATTCAAATTAATATAAATGTGAATCCTGTGAATGATTTGCCAGTAATAGAGGGAAGGAGCTTAAATATTGATGAGAACGAACAAGTCGACGTGGATCTTCGAACTTTAGTATTTGACCAGGAAACGGCCGTTAATGATTTACTCTTTGAAATAATAGAAGAGATAAATGGAAGTGTCGAGTTATTTGCGGATGGTTATACAGCTAGATTTACACCAGATTCTAATTTCAATGGTAATGCAGGTTTTAATTACCAAGTAACTGACACCGGAGATGGTACGGCAGCTCCCGAGACAGTAGGACCGGAAAGTATTGAAATCTCAATCAATCCGATCAACGACCCTCCAACCGCATCCTCGATAGAACTTATCATTGATGAAGATCAAGAGGTCGACATCGATTTAGATGCACTCGTTACCGATATCGAAACTCCGGACCAGGATTTGATAATTACAATCGCAAACTCGGTAAATGGCACTGTAGTTATTCAGGATGGCAGCCATATTGCACATTTTGTTCCAAAATCGAATTTTAGTGGATCGGCTAGATTTATCTATAGTGTTACAGACACTGGTGATGGAAACCAGCCGGCGATTTCCATTGGTCCATTCCAGATTAGTATAACAATTGTTCCTGTGAATGATGCTCCAATCGCAACAGGAACTACCTTAAATACTAACGAAAATATACCCATTGAAGTTGATTTATTCCCGCTGGTTGAGGATATCGAAACTCCGGATGAAAATCTTACTTTTTCCGTCGGGATCCCTGAAAAGGTGCTTGAAGCTTACATTAATAATACGGTCAATGGAATTGCCGAACTCCTTGATAATAACCATACGGTTCGTTTTACTCCAAATGCTGATTTTAATGGATTGGGAAGTTTTACTTATAGTGTTACAGATACAGGTGATGGTTTGTCATTGCCAATTACGACAGGTCCAATAACAATCAATGTGGCTGTCGCAGCAATTAATAATGCTCCTAATGCATCAGCGACTTCGATCGTTACAATCGAAGATAATCATACAACAGTTGATTTACGGACACTAGTTGATGACCTGGAGACTGCAGATAATGATTTGACATTTACGGTTACCAATGCCACAAATGGAGTTGTGGCATTGAACGATAAATATTTTGCGCAATTTACTCCAACTTCAAATTATAACGGCTCTGGAAGTTTCCATTATTTAGTTACCGATAAAGGTGATGGAACATCAGATCCAATAACAATTGGTCCGGTAACAATTGATGTAACAATTAATCCTGTTAACGATCCACCACAAGCAACCGGAGGCAGTGCAATAATTCAAGAAGATACTCAAATAACCTTTGATTTAAGGTTGTTAGTTGAGGATATTGAGACTTCTAAGCAGGATTTATTTTTTACTGTTCTTAACTCGGTGAATGGAACTACAATATTAGAAAATGAGCATTTTGCTCACTTTTCTCCTGTCGAAAATTTTATCGGGCAGGCAGGTTTTGATTACATCGTAACAGACACAGGTGATGGTGAATCTGCTCCAATTACCGTTGGTCCTGTGAATATTTCAATTACTATAAATGCTGTTAACGATGCTCCGGTGGCTATTGCTGACACAGTGATCACTGACGAAGATACATCTGTTGATATCGACGTTCTGGCGAATGATTTCGATATCGATGGAAGTGTGATCACTTTGGCTTTCGCTTCACAAGGAGAACATGGCTTAGTTGGTATTAATGCTGAAAACCAGACACTTAAATATTCGCCTGCAGCCAATTTCTATGGAACGGATTCATTCTTTTATAATATTCTGGATGATAATGGTGCCGCCGGAACAGGTAAAGTCTTTGTAATCATTAATTCCGTCAATGATGCACCGGTGGCAATGGCGGATCAGGATTCAACACTTGAAAATCAAGCAGTAACTATTAATGTTAGCAAAAATGATTTTGATATCGATGGCACAGTTGTCCTGTCAACGATTGAATTTGTCGATTTACCGGATCATGGTGTGGTAAGTTCTAATGAAAATGGAGAAATATTATATACACCTAATCATGGGTTTTTTGGAACGGATTCACTCAAGTATACAATTAAAGACAATAACAATGCAGTTTCAAACCCTGCTCTGGTCAGTATTTACATTAAAGCCTTGAATAGAAAGCCTATAGCAGTTGCGGATACAGCATTTACAAATGAAGATGCATCTGTAACTTTTTCACTGATTACAAATGATTCGGATTCGGATGGACAAATTGATCGTGAATCTATTTCTATTGTAAATCCTCCATCTCATGGTTCAGTTCAAAAAAGTGTTCATGGTAATATTATTTATACTCCCAATAAAAATTATTTTGGCATTGATCAATTTACTTACACGATCAATGATAATAATCAAGACACATCGAATGTTGCAACTGTGTTAATAACCGTTCTTCCTGTTGATGATCCACCGGGTCCATTTGAAAGATTGCTGCCAGTTGATGGCATACATATTGAAGAAAATAGTGTTGAATTTAGATGGTCTGCTGCTGGCAATGTAGATAATGATACTATAAAATATAAGCTAACATTGATTATCGAAGGTGCCTTTAAAGAAATTACGATTATTGATACCTCACTTGTGATTA is part of the candidate division KSB1 bacterium genome and encodes:
- a CDS encoding fibronectin type III domain-containing protein; protein product: MSLQIIYSIYTVLFSLESVLVLWQPNSEPDLAGYRIYYGLRSGDYLHVIDVENNTSWLINDLTSGNTYFFAVTAYDKSGNESDFSEEVSIHLNDENNDIEEGESTLQLVYNFPNPMTLNIQNTWIRYYLVQDEWVSIQIYDMNHNLIQTILDETMRQAGEHTDDFWDGKNAKGNYVASGVYICKITVGRIHNVIRIVTIR
- a CDS encoding SH3 domain-containing protein, with amino-acid sequence MKSKFILIHHLFSLFLFVNFTFADDNFGSPGAFLRFGVGTRALALGNAFTAIADDATAVYWNPAGLIQMRNIQLNVQYSHLPFDRTFHFIGSVLPLRRVGSFGFSWIGYKVNNLEARQTNTLEPDYFFSNSENAFMISFGRQINSRLSMGGNFKWIYHSLDNRTASGYGFDAAILVTLIQNFKMGIMIQDINTQKKWDNGFTDLFQQTIRIGASYHLAPYLLFSGEIENRWNEKPVRHFGVEIKSFNNLSVQIGMNKNRFTSGASLNIPLSNIDLKLGYGLTNSEIGDSYIHGFSLNLSFHKASSKSFSGMTTIESKNSVKRFEILANLLYVRDGPGMQHPVIDSVRKGEQFESRTQLRGWLKIRLRSSKTGWISGKYTRVIR
- a CDS encoding choice-of-anchor D domain-containing protein, which translates into the protein MKKLMRLIFILSVTLATNTVFAQPQINPRALNFGNVQVGESKDLSITISNNNSSDLIFTIRSISGPFIATNDPGRLTLTANQSFVLQIRFSPTNRFDFSGSLIIDAIAPNQTTNEIPLSGSGFGPRMILSPNLVINFGDVDENSSTKRKVLVLNLPAPDPDLNADLKVDNITTSLSSAYSVSPTNFTLALGDTKSVTIIFHPPDYGSYDGNRVTFFTNDKSQAVFSINLNGFGLDKTPPLPITQLTATWGNFDGYTNADNLSICWQNPVDSSGIAEVWWKFSSSASPPQSATDTTKFGGRYALQLDEACVQIPLRGRITTGFWNCYIWLVDGSGNSGYLNAIQESFVFDITPPKAPTVLSRSIPETQWFGDHDTFTLTVDIPTDSDRGTYDAREIRWKFNSIPANDHEYDELILLPGNGATQFTFSIGFDNIFQCGENELYLWFADSTGNSSKDSVTAIQYRWDICNPVITRKLTNDQNIANAGEIFQDRFIVTDQSQVDSVLIQYRLGGAETLKPSRYAQRVGDTDEFIVDIPAQDVTSRGLEIRIKAIDIVGNGNNWPDDGGNESWFPIRTRISGDGEFPTDIDGKAVPLISGVNETSYQLFSVPFSLNDGTISAVVADDLGKSDDTVWRLFDYRPEYPENSRLLEGTLVRNFNPGRAFFVITSSENIVIDSGPGLTINTIEPYKFQIYEGWNLVATPFAFPIHKDSISFENETNGANIVINSYEKGWKITDVMEPWKGYAIYIPDQGVNNNPVYLVFNPKAAPGSLGKSGENLINLSAGEWLVRISATAGEMTDENNWVGVRKNAKVDYDQLDFAEPPVIGDFVSVSFPHSEWDQPARMFSSDIRPIDKTDQVWDFRVESNQLDEIVILSFDWIGDLPEEWEIYLIDESLKLTHNLKQNPVYSVKTGNDFLSKNLRLAVGKKSFVENIAGEAGLVPGHFKLFQNFPNPFNPETNIRYNLAETTQIKLMIYDLQGRLVRILIHGEEQTAGFKSVLWDGRSESGLPVSTGVYIYTVTTGKKSFSRKMLMMK
- a CDS encoding tandem-95 repeat protein, with amino-acid sequence MKKFLEIISDKLQNKVGVLFEITMYKIILFNLFVLIFSIQNLRATSLNDPPVLIINAGLNVLEGNSATISNNKLLVADVDNADNELIYTLEVIPVNGKLRLNGVNLAVGETFSQDDINNGGLTYKHNGSFTLSDAFDFNVSDGIEGNTINTTVFTIVITLVNDLPIASGDSLTTNEDISLDVDLHSLVSDEETLNSLLFFQVESPLNGSINLLPDNHTAQFVPNENFNGSAEFSYLVTDTGDPSNTVGPVKIHVSVNPINDIPAVSDTNVTIAENVSINIDLNNRITDIETADENLNFTINQVINGSVELLDGHEVSFTPNLNFNGNASFSYSVTDTGDSTALPIEVGPIQIDIIITPVNSTPQASSITVDINEDSLITIDLQTLVEDVETKDEDLIFTVSNASNGSVQLLEDGHSMRFTPNLNYNGTESFVYSVTDTGDGSAQAITVESIQININVNPVNDLPVIEGRSLNIDENEQVDVDLRTLVFDQETAVNDLLFEIIEEINGSVELFADGYTARFTPDSNFNGNAGFNYQVTDTGDGTAAPETVGPESIEISINPINDPPTASSIELIIDEDQEVDIDLDALVTDIETPDQDLIITIANSVNGTVVIQDGSHIAHFVPKSNFSGSARFIYSVTDTGDGNQPAISIGPFQISITIVPVNDAPIATGTTLNTNENIPIEVDLFPLVEDIETPDENLTFSVGIPEKVLEAYINNTVNGIAELLDNNHTVRFTPNADFNGLGSFTYSVTDTGDGLSLPITTGPITINVAVAAINNAPNASATSIVTIEDNHTTVDLRTLVDDLETADNDLTFTVTNATNGVVALNDKYFAQFTPTSNYNGSGSFHYLVTDKGDGTSDPITIGPVTIDVTINPVNDPPQATGGSAIIQEDTQITFDLRLLVEDIETSKQDLFFTVLNSVNGTTILENEHFAHFSPVENFIGQAGFDYIVTDTGDGESAPITVGPVNISITINAVNDAPVAIADTVITDEDTSVDIDVLANDFDIDGSVITLAFASQGEHGLVGINAENQTLKYSPAANFYGTDSFFYNILDDNGAAGTGKVFVIINSVNDAPVAMADQDSTLENQAVTINVSKNDFDIDGTVVLSTIEFVDLPDHGVVSSNENGEILYTPNHGFFGTDSLKYTIKDNNNAVSNPALVSIYIKALNRKPIAVADTAFTNEDASVTFSLITNDSDSDGQIDRESISIVNPPSHGSVQKSVHGNIIYTPNKNYFGIDQFTYTINDNNQDTSNVATVLITVLPVDDPPGPFERLLPVDGIHIEENSVEFRWSAAGNVDNDTIKYKLTLIIEGAFKEITIIDTSLVINFNTLGIANGQPTVLWSVLASDGITTIGPTNSIGNFIVDITTAVNDQTAEIPTDFGLAQNYPNPFNPSTKIEYQLPQTVNVKIVIYNVYGQLVRTLVDKKSQPGYFKIEWNGLDNFGNKAASGIYIYRIEAKGTDTKLFTVTKKMMLLK